The Rosa rugosa chromosome 3, drRosRugo1.1, whole genome shotgun sequence sequence tgttttattcttctctctctctcttttatacatatgtatatatatgtgtgtgtgtgtgtatgtatatatattttttattcttctctctctctttatatatatatgtatgtgtgtgtgtgtgtgtgtgagtatatatgtatgtatggtatatgtgtgtgtatatttttattcttctctctctctttttatatatatttatatgtatatatgtgtgtgtgtacatatacatatgcagatatatacatacacatatgcatatatatatatatatacacacattagatatatatgtataattttatacatatgtgtttgtatatatataatgtatatgtgtgtgtgtgtgtatatacatatatatatatatatgtatatgtagatatatatatgtatgtatgtatgtatgtatgtatgtatgtgtgtgtgtgtgaaaaaaggaagtgaggggtaaaatggtaattttggatcaaattgtgtgaaatttgaatgtttggggagttatctgttaaaattggaataacagggactgaactgtcgacgcaccaaaaattaaaggggggaccagtaatttcccctttaattaaataaggtaaaaataataatttaacattttatcataatatttaaaaattatgataatttatttaatgaattttaaaaaagttttaaattttttttttgtgtcggCATATACGACAAAAGTGTTGGAACATACGACAAAAAATCTAACTATTTAGAagatattttgatgttttgtgtCGGCATATATGCCAAACAGCCGAATTTCGATGTGATATCAGCGCCATGTACGTGTCAATCTCTAATTGGCTGTCCAAATTACGGTTGAGTCTTTGTCCGCCACGTGTCATATCTTATCTAATGAAATGAACTCAATCCGTCCATAAATATGGGGTCATTATCATCCTCATCtctcacaaattcacaaacacttctcatatccaaatcacacaaatatttctttcttttccgttTTGATTTTGTCAAACCATTTCTGCAATGAATCGTTTGACGAAATGGTTGCAGAAAGATCAAGAAGAGGCCGTCACGAGAAGCCGTCGACGAGCCTTGATGATGTCTGCCGCTGCCTTGCAAATCCAAAATCTGGAAGATGAGGATTCACAATGGGGTGGTTCTTCAGAAGGTCGTACCTATAAGGCCAGGGATCGAGAGCTGATGGATCTTCGACTCAAAGCTCAATACTTCACGGATCCGTGCAGGTATGAACCAAACATTTTTCGCAGGCGATATAGAATGCAACCTTGGGTCTTTGACAAGATGATGCGCGACGTGGCCAACTACGACCCATATTTTGTTCAAACAAGAGATGCTTGTGGGAGACTCAGCTTATCCACTGAACAAAAGCTGACATGCACCATGAGAATGCTCGCGTATGGCATCACAGCTGATTTCTACGATGATTACCTAGATATTGCGAAGTCTACTGCCATTGAGATTTTTGAGCACTTCACAAAAGCAATCTGGAATGTGTACCATGAGACTTACCTCCGCCGACCAACACCGGCAGATTTGCGACGGCTGCTTGACAAAGCTGCAGAACGGGGATGATCGGTAGCCTTGATTGTATGCATTGGCAATGGAAAAATTGTCCCACCGGATGGGCAGGGCAGTATACTGGCTACAAGGGGAAGCCCACAATCATCTTAGAGGCGGTGGCCTCATACGATACTTGGATTTGGCATGCCTTCTTCGGACTTCCAGGTTCCCTGAATGATATTAACGTCCTTGGATGTTCACCGTTGTTCAATGTTCAATGCGTTGGTGAAACCCCTGAAGTGAGCTACCAGGTACGTAATAGGCATTATCGTCAATGTTATTACCTAGTTGATGGCATATACCCTAAGTGGGGGTCATTTGTACAAGCAATCCGAAACCCGAGGTCGCCGCAGACACAACATTTCACAAGGATGCAGGAAGCATACAGAAAAGATGTGGAGAGAGCATTTGGTATTCTCTAAGCTCGTTGGGCAATCATAAGAGGACCAGCTAGTGGGTGGAGTAAGGAGAACGTTCAATACATCATGATGACGTGCATTATCTTGCACAATATGATTGTTGAAGATGAGCATGATGAAGATGCAGCGCAGCCATTTGATCCGGATGATATCCCAACCAGACCAAGGAAAGCAGAGATATATAAGAGACCAGTAATGGACACCGATGTTGATCGCAATCCGCAACAACTAAATCAATTCTTGCGTCGTTATAGGGAGGTTAGATGTCCAGTGATGAATAAAAACCTCCAAGACGATCTAGTCGATCACCTATGGACCATGAAGTTACAAGCTGATCAGAACCACCAGtgagcatttttttttgttttgtgcttTCAATAAGTGGCCATGTTGTCATGATAAGTGGTCATGGCCTACTCTGGGGGTCATTTGTGTGGTATGCTTTTACTTTCCGTTGTGTGCTTTTTATTTGTGTGGTTTGCTTTATCATGAAAATAAAAGTTCAATGCTTTTTTACGAAGATGATATACTCAACataataatttttattatcATAAATTAAAACACAAACCATTCAAAGCAACTAACAATATTAATTACATCCAAGATGTCTCGCCAAGTGGATCATAAGTGGTCAATCCAGTGTTGTCTCCTTCAGGGGGTGTAGGATATTGAGATTGTTCCGGGATGCTTGAAGTTTCGGCCTCCTTATCAATTATTTGTTGTTGCTTCCTCTCCCAATAACTCCTCTTTCTTGGGGTGAAAATTGATGGATCCACCTGCATCGTGCGAGCATCCTCAGCGCGTTGCTCAATTAGTTGACCTTCCTCAAACTGTCTTTGCCTTTGTTGGTACTCGCGTTCGGTTTGTTCATAACATTTCTGCATTTGAACTCGTAGGCCATCCGCATCCTGCTTATTGCTTTTTTTCTTAGCTAGCTTCTGAGCTTTCTGTCCTTGAGGACGTGCCTTTCTTGATGAGGGAAGCTCATCCTCAGTAGTGGGTGTTTCATCGCTATCCAAGTTGATATGATTAGGACTAAAGTGGGTGTTTTCCATTGATGGTATTTTCCCAAACTTTTCCGTATTTTTCAAGTATTGACAACAATGCTCAAACACAAAATCGCAACCTTCTGAGTCGTAGTACGTTGATTTAACATTCATGAGCTACATTTAAtattaagtaaataaaatattaaaaaaaaaacccttcgtataaattgatcaataaaCTATATAACAACATTTTACTTTTAACAAATAcatgagaaataaaaaaattatcattattgaacatatttcaatataattaCCTCATCCTCCATATTTTCGCCGCTTCTTCGTTGAAAGTGTTCGACCTTGTTAAGAGCTTGGCGCCACTTCATACATGCCGGACTTATTCTCTTCCAACGAGAGTGGCAACTAGAATGTGTTCTCTCCATGCAACCGGCCGGTTTGTGAGCATTGTACTCCTCCGCCACACGACTCCACAATAAATCCGACTTTTGATATTTTCCGACGCAACCATCACCCCCAACGGTGATCCAAGCTTGGCAAAGAATAACTTCTTCATTGTGCCTCCAAGAATCCCCTCTTGGAGCCATTTTTtccaagacaaaataaaaaaaggaagatatatttaagaacaagaagatgggttaatgaatggaaaattgtgaaggagatggaggatatttggtgtgaggaaatagaaaataatggctaggtatttatagaatttcctaCAATTCACTGTTCCAACGGGTAGatttttttcccttaattttctggtaattcttttatttttttttgaaacagaaAGGATATAATAACCCTTCAATTAATAAGAGCCGTACATGAGTTTTTTCCCCTCAAATCTGAGCCATCAGATCGAAAATAGATccgtttagtaaaaaaaaaaaaaaaaattaatgcaaCATCGGACCGTCCATTTTCAAAATGGAGCGATCTCAGCCGTGCATTTAGTGACCGTTGCTTGTCCCAACGGTCGACAGCAGACAAACTGAGCCCCGCGGGGCCCACTGGAGCAGACCACCAGCAGCTGCTTTTTCTCACTCCAGCGCAAGTAGGCGCGTCTTCCTCCTCCCCTGTTCTCCCTGCTGCGCATGCTGCCCACCCAAGTCATCCAGCGCGTCACTCCACTTATTGGGCTGGGTAATCAGAAAGTGTGGTCCCGGGCCACTGTTCTGAGTCCTGGTCTTGGAATtgtctcaaatatgagactaCAAATGAGACTTGGACTCAAATTTATAGGACCAGATCCACCAAAAACAcatggttggagaagaaaagtCTTATAATTGGCAAAATTTTGGTTTGGCAccccatggttggagttgccctcaTAAGTGCTAATTCCCGATCAGTGACAATTACCCCAGGCATAGAATCCTCATCCATAAGTGTTCTTAACCTACTCAGTGCCCATCTGTGATTATCTTCTGCCTCCTTTGACATGTAAACAAACGCAACATTGAAAGTTTGCTCAGTGCATGTAATACCCACAATCTCAAAAAGTGGAAAACGATACATGTTTGTCTTATAGGTGCAATCCATGATAAGTACATGTGGGAATGTACGTAGCATTTGAAGACTGAATGGATGACACCAAAACAAATCAGTGACCACGTGATCTTCGCTTCTATGATGCTCAATATAATGATGATCGCGCAAATTCTTTAGTAATTGTTGCATTTGAGTTCTGCCTGCTCTAGCGATAATCCGAGCAAAATACCTAGCATTGTATATAGTTCTCATCGTTGATGTATTACTTGGATCTTGGCTCTTTATGGCAGTCAATATATCCTTGGGTCTCATTAAACGCTTAGACATATCCACCAACAACTCATGTTCTTCTTTAGATAGTCGCCCTGCATAGGATTGACCTTCTAGATATGATGGGGCAACATGATTGTGGATTCCGCAAGCAACCTCAAGTACCCACTCATCCCTACCAATATTAAAGGCTTTTAATAAGAATGGACATTCACATTTCTTTGTAGAAGTCAGCCTCGGGCGTTGTTGTTCATCAGCCTTTTTACTATCTACTTCAGATTTTTGGGTACTTTTGTCAACCATCTTGGTTATTCCCTTAAACTTTCTAAACTTTCCACCCCTCTCACAACTGAATCTTATTCTTGGTCTCCTTCTTTTCTTGCACGAGTTTCCGAAATTGGACCTCTgtatcactatgacacaattgTTTCTCTTTCCCGTCGTAAGGACCCATCGAATCAATGCGGCTTTGCTTTCAAATACTTGTACACAACACATTCGACTTACTACCTAATATACATAACAACTCACAATCCAAATTTCAACTTGAACAATTATTACCTGGTACGTCGTgaattcattggtataatcacgTGAACATTCTTCTCTAATTCTGCTATATATGGTCGAGACATCCTGTTGTTGGACTTCAGCATGCTATAATACAATAAAAGTTAGATGTCAAAACTTTTCCTCTTGACCGAATAGTAGTAGGTCAAGTAAGAGTATTGCAAAAGAAAGCACTATGTTACAAGAATCATGCTTATGCTCACAAACTTATTAATTTAGGTATCGAAATCATGTTGTATTGTATTCAATTTAGGTGAAGTCAAATTCTAATGTATGATTGGCTTGCTATATTAGAGGCATCACTAGAAGTTCTAAGCCAAATTAAGTTCTATATATCCTAAAATGCATGACCAGAGGCAGAATTTGGCATGAAACAAAGTTACCAGAGGCATGACAAATAGAATGAAACAAAGTTCGAAGCATAGAGGCATGACCAGAGGTCTTCGAAGCATTGATTAGGATGAAACAAAGTTACAGTACTATGCAAACAAGGAGCCAAATTAAGTTCTATATATCCTAAAATGCAAAAGAGAACAATTCATCATATTAAGCAAAAATTCAATGAACGTACGTCCCAAGTTAATAATCAAGAATCGATGCAAAAGTAACAAAACCAAACTTCTATTGCAGCATTGCTTAACCTCCAAATTGGCAAAAGCAACAATCAAATAACTAAAACTACACAATCAGAAAAATGAAGATAGCACAAACTATGTGAGGCTTAGTACTGGATTTGTTCACAACTCAGCAATTCCGAATAGGTTTCCAAAACTTTTTACCATTTGAATCAATATAAGTTTGGTAACATAACTTAAATTCCTGAAAAAAAGTATCAGAAGTGGAAATAGATTACATATATGAATGAGTTTCCAGTAACCATGACCAACCTAAGAACATGATTAAAAGGCATTTCAATTCCAACTTCCAATAATAAGAGTCCTCGAAGAATAACTTCTAAGTTGAAATCCATCGATTCAAATATAGTTTTCATcagcaaaataaaaataaatggaTCATACATGTCAGATTCCCAAAATTTAAGGGTGAAGAATGAAGGAATGCGCTTAACTTAGTTTTCCAGCAAACATGCTTATTGTCTACAAGAATGCGAAGAAAAAAAGTCACACAAAGCTGGAAGCTGAAGACAGCAGCGGGTATGTCACAAAATGGCATAAGAATAGGCAATAATACCAGTGCATAGTACTGACTCTAAAAAGTTCAGATACAGCAAAATAATCAAAGACAAGAAAGAGCACTATTATgaccttaatttttttttttgtcaagggTCAAActtagtttatattactttaATAATGATGGTCAATCATATTCGACAAAAAGAGCAAATGAAAACTCACAGTGTTAATCTTAGATGTCTGCAATACCAAATTAGAAGGAATTTAACACTAAAACGGGCAGAATATTTATCAACCCAGAAGCTATGGTTACTCTTCAAGTGCTCAACAATTGGAAACAATTAAGCAACATGAGAATGTTAAACAAGATGAAGAATACATACCTCTGTTGAAGATTGAGAATTCATGTGATTATATCAATAGTCGAAATTCGggtgatgaattttggagaaaaGAGATGTATTGCAACGTCTAAGCTAGGTTTAGGAAAAGAGACGTAGAAAAGAAGACGTCTAGGCGcgattcagttttttttttttctttttttttctttttccctaatGATAGATGcctgttttggtcatttaacctacttataaaatctgatttgaaatataaaataatagggatgtgtattaagtagttaggggtgtgtatttaaaatttctcaaagaaaaaagagaaaaaaatatttaGTGAATTTCTTGCtttttcccccttttttttggtaaaatggggcagaaggcccagaatggaagaaaaaatgaaggaaaaaaaaaagttttattgggcCAAAAGAAGTGTGTTAAGggtttattgggaggcaatagacgtctattggggggcaatacatggttgatagacgtttattggggggcaatagacgtttcaAATTGATGTAGtattctcattttttttctttaatcaaagttttatttgtctaaatctaggaagattagttcttaTTCTGGCGCCGAAAGTCCTAtggaggggcaatagacgtttattggggggcaatacatggctgatagtcgtctattggggggcaatacatggttgatagacgtctattggggggtaatacatggttgatagacgtctattgtggggcaatagacctctattgcccctttattggtgggcaatagatgtctattggggtaaTAAACATTTTCGGTGAGGTTTTCTGAAAGGTCCaatgggcggcggccggtgactggagtccggcgaaagttggccggattttggagaccggtgaccggattccgacgtccgttgacgggctccggcgacgtctcctatggtttctctctcttccattttctatctctctctaagtaacaaaggggtgattggtaaaatggtattaaaaaaaaattaaaaacaaaaaaaaaaactcttaatggggtatttgggaagactcccttagagtatattgggtaagagggaattaaaaaaacttaatggggtaagtgggaaaaaaatccctagaaatggggtaaaggGACAAAAACCCTATATAATATAATCCCTTAGACATAATATGAGGATATTCTAAATTTTATCCACATCAactattttcatatttttggcTGCGTAACTTGTTAAATGTGGTGATGAAAGCAGCAAAAAACTAAAAGAACTCATTGCTTGTGGGCTCACTATTTAAATATAatgactaatttcagtttacccccctgaggtttggggtagtcatcatgttagtccctctagtttcaatttaatcagtaacacccttgtactctccaaattcattagcagtgtccaatttttggacctccgtccaaattggacgttaaattTGACGTTGGGGGCCCACTATAAGGGGTAAAACAgtcatttcaagaaaaaaatcagaacaaAAAATACCCACTTTAGGGGATAATGCGGCGTCGTTTGGCCTAAGCTCCACCATCCCCATCCTCCTATTCGCAGCCCAATTCCTCTTCCCCATCCTTTAGTATTCCtccatagatgatctatacctTCCTTCTACACAGGTGCAGAACTCTCacagcttcttcttcatcttcgagCTCAGAATCGTCGTCAACTACTCTCACTGCCGGCACGCACTATTTGGCCTCTCGCTGCAAACCCAGCACCTCACCTCTTCTCCACCATCATCTCCCCAATTGACTCTAGCCCGCTCCTTTTCACAGATGATCGCTGCACGCTCCTCTTCTTGCCCGCCGATCTCCTCTCCAACTGACCCGGATAGAAAACCTGATGATCTGCGACTGGGTCTGATCGGAAATCAGTCCCTCGGCTACCTCTCCGTGACGGACCATCGGCGATAGCTTCCTCTCCTCAGTGCTGACAACCCTGTGGCCTTAGATCATCCATGCATTGAACGAATGAGGAGAATCGACGACCGGAAGCTTTGAGTTTTCTCCGGCAAGTTCTGCAAATTGCCGCGACTCCGGTCACCGATAGAGCTGCATTTGGTATGAAAATCGATCCTCTTGTCGTGATCTACACTCTAGTATAATTAGTTTTTCAATTCGATCAAGTTTTGACAAATcggtttctgggtttgttttgggtttggcGTTTGTTGCTGCCACCGCCGACGTTACCATGCATTACCGCAGTGCTGGGGTTCCTTAAACACTTGGATGTTGATTTTTAGTCTTAGAAACAGGGTTTGAGCCTTAGTTGCGTTTAGTTTCAGAAATTAGAAGGTGGGATGCAACTCTGGGACTGATCGAGTTAAAGTAAGGCTCTGTCGTTCGAGGACATTAGTTCAATTTCCTACTCATTCCCAAACTGTGTTTGGAATCAAGCTTGAAAATGGTGACCTGTTGTTGCTACGACGAAGGTATATTTATACTTGTATTATCTGGAAATTTGTGGAAATTTAATGGATTGTGGTTGATTAAGTTGAAATCGAGTTCTCCCTAGTTATTGATTTTATCAGATTGCGTAGCTTGGTGGTTATTTGAATTAGGGAGAAagttttgatgaattgatgaatCTGTTATTGGTATTTGGATTGGAATTGGTTTCTTGTATTACATCCTTGACAGAGTTGACGTTAAAAGAATGGTTGTGTAGAAGTGGTTGAAAATATGCAtcgggtgtccatagtaaatttgATGGAATTACTATCTcaaaaatgactattttaccccctAAAGGGAGCCCACATAAcggatttaacgtccaatttgaacggaggtccaaaaattggacacagctgatgaatttggagagtacaagggtgttactgattaaattgaaactagagggactaacatgatgacgaccccaaacctcaggggggtaaactgaaattagtcctaaaTATAATACAACATTTTGCAAACATAAATCTGCTTCCACTTTTGAAAAAATTTTTAATCGAGATAAATGAATGCTGCTTTTAGGAAAAGATCATTTTTTGAAATACTTGAACTCAATTCCTAAAGCAGATTTGGAGGAATCGGGCTATTCCATGATCTGAACCAAGTTGGATAGTCATGCCATCATTGTCACAAAGGAATGTGTAGGCACACCTCTTAAAATAATTGCCTATGGAGAAGTATAGTGTGAGTATTcacactatccgcaagacattgtagttcaCCAGAGTTCattcttgaaattttgttttctcgCAGGCGAGGCTAACAAGCGTGCGTGGGTGCAGCGCTGGTGAGCAGGGCAGTATGTAGTACTGTGCAGGAGGCGCGCTAGGGCAGCCAGACTGGAGGCGTGTTCGGCTGATTGCTATGTGGGCTGTTGCTGGGTGCGTGCTGCACTGGGATGTGCGAGGCAGTGTGACAGGACCTGCCCCCGATTTTACCCTAAAAACTGAAGTGGCCATgcagggcccaccttagaagaaattctaccaaaaatttggtagaacttcccctaaaagtggactcCCCAAACCTGTGAAAAATTAAACACTTCTACAATTGCCAACTAAAACTCCATTTGCAGTAAGACTACATGCTCTCCTCACATATTCAACTTCCAAAAAGTGAAATACCagatgttaatgtctaaaagtccggcggtagctgaacctttgttaacgctgatccagtgagcggatcgatacttgcggtactctcaaagcctccgctacctgtcaagtaaaatacaaagggcgtcagagggagaccgcgttgggcggtcttcaactctccgatgcctaaattagtcaatgtatttatgttgacaaagtaacagtaggtaagtattgaatgagtaatcaatgaggagagaggagaggacctttttataggtgaggagaggtctgatcttctctttgttttcgatgtgggactgaagtgcttcagttctcagtttcagtagcttctgatgctgtcttggcgcagcgcgtggcggcgcgtcggcggtgatctgggggcgatCCTGTGCTCAgaccgtagcccgcctggctgtctatccgtaggacattgctttggtgggagttggtacttctggcggtacaatgagcgtagctcattatagctaattatgcttgcaaatgtacatatatgtacaagtcccccaagtccccagtcaaggagggcaatcttggttggggagttgctcggcggttagaagcgttttcttccgctagacttgcaagagcataattagcgtcagtgcgttgtcaaccatggatttaatgagcaaacgctttataccctttcgggtgggcccctgctaggccccctagggagtcccccactcccaggctaagatagacctccggatgggcGGTactttgtttgttgagggggagctgcacggagcagagggtgttgggcagcgagcccaatcttagtacccaagtgacgggggtcaacgtacctgatcagggccgtcgtaaactgttgactagtccccgtgtcccgtagggacaatctgactgtaacgccgcgtggcgggcgttgtcagagtgaggcgtggcctcgggatccgccggtGGCGGATGTCCCCCCgatggttgaagcaggaaacagcgtctagtagacgtgcttggcggtactttattgagcggtactgcgctgaataaagtacgacTTGGCAGAGGAAAAgagggttccgctagcggtgtgtggtgtagcggaagacgcctcatttgcaggatgacaagggagaaccTCCACTGTCGGAGACCTCGACGGTGTCGagacaagtgggaagttccgctggcggggtttcgctcagcggagacttcgtcacgagatgaaaagtgagaagttccgctagcggggtttcgctcagtggagacttcgtcacgagatgaaaagtgagaagttccgctggcggtgtttcgctcagcggagacttcgtcacgagatgaaaaagttagaagttccgctggcgaggtttcgctcagcggagacttcgtcacgagatgaaaaagagagaagttccgctggcggggtttcgctcagcggagacttcgtcacgagatgaaaagtgaaaagttccgctggcggggtttcgctcagcggagacatcgtcacgagatgaaaaagtgagaagttccgctggcggggtttcgctcagcggagacttcgtcacgagatgaaaagtgagaagttccgctggcggggtttcgctcagcggagacttcgtcacgagatgaaaagtgagaagttccgctggcggtgtttcgctcagcggagacttcgtcacgagatgaaaaagtgagaagttccgctggcggggtttcgctcagcggagacttcgtcagttGGTGACGTTGCCCTAAGTGGTTGCTTCCCTTAGACGCTTTGTCTGATGGTggctgacacgtggcaaactgctagagggttagcgtgatCCCCtcagcctggccgtcttctcgccattaatgcgagcaATGGTGGAgt is a genomic window containing:
- the LOC133737365 gene encoding uncharacterized protein LOC133737365 encodes the protein MNRLTKWLQKDQEEAVTRSRRRALMMSAAALQIQNLEDEDSQWGGSSEGRTYKARDRELMDLRLKAQYFTDPCRYEPNIFRRRYRMQPWVFDKMMRDVANYDPYFVQTRDACGRLSLSTEQKLTCTMRMLAYGITADFYDDYLDIAKSTAIEIFEHFTKAIWNVYHETYLRRPTPADLRRLLDKAAERG
- the LOC133737366 gene encoding uncharacterized protein LOC133737366, with the translated sequence MAPRGDSWRHNEEVILCQAWITVGGDGCVGKYQKSDLLWSRVAEEYNAHKPAGCMERTHSSCHSRWKRISPACMKWRQALNKVEHFQRRSGENMEDELMNVKSTYYDSEGCDFVFEHCCQYLKNTEKFGKIPSMENTHFSPNHINLDSDETPTTEDELPSSRKARPQGQKAQKLAKKKSNKQDADGLRVQMQKCYEQTEREYQQRQRQFEEGQLIEQRAEDARTMQVDPSIFTPRKRSYWERKQQQIIDKEAETSSIPEQSQYPTPPEGDNTGLTTYDPLGETSWM